The following proteins are co-located in the Lagenorhynchus albirostris chromosome 2, mLagAlb1.1, whole genome shotgun sequence genome:
- the AGTRAP gene encoding type-1 angiotensin II receptor-associated protein, whose translation MELPAVNLKAILLVHWLLAIWGCILFPGAYAWSNFTILALGVWAVAQRDSVDAISMFLGGLVVTIFLDIIHISIFYPRASLSDTERFSAGMAIVSALLKPVSCCFVYQMHRERGAFLGPSQDHSAYQTIDSPEAPADLESRAHVPQGY comes from the exons ATGGAGCTGCCCGCCGTGAACCTGAAG GCGATCCTCCTGGTTCACTGGCTGCTGGCGATCTG GGGCTGCATCCTGTTCCCGGGCGCCTACGCGTGGTCCAACTTCACCATCCTGGCTTTGGGCGTGTGGGCCGTCGCGCAGCGGGACTCCGTCGATGCCATAAGTATG TTTCTGGGTGGCTTGGTGGTCACCATCTTCCTGGACATCATCCACATCAGCATCTTCTACCCAAGGGCCAGCCTCTCGGACACAGAGCGCTTCAGCGCTGGCATGGCCATCGTCAGCGCACTCCTCAAGCCGGTCTCCTGCTGCTTCGTCTACCAAATGCACCGGGAGCGCGGGG CTTTCCTCGGACCTTCACAGGATCACAGTGCCTACCAGACGATTGACTCTCCAGAAGCCCCTGCCGACCTGGAGAGCAGGGCTCACGTCCCCCAAGGATACTGA